Proteins encoded by one window of Shewanella avicenniae:
- a CDS encoding PaaI family thioesterase, giving the protein MKTNPDYFPMTTLATRFVNQLAQCRRLGLKVHEASEHHVLLELPYNEALIGYPDTGVLHGGVITTLMDTGSGCAVVCAIKEKFGTLEISPTLDLRVDYMKPAQPHKPIFGMAECYRLSSSVAFTRAIAYQDSVDDPIAHAVGSFMRISPEMIGDNFRKALMGEEAQHD; this is encoded by the coding sequence ATGAAGACAAATCCTGATTATTTCCCGATGACGACACTGGCAACGCGCTTTGTTAATCAGTTAGCGCAATGCCGCCGTCTTGGGCTGAAAGTGCATGAGGCCAGCGAGCATCATGTACTGCTAGAGCTGCCTTACAACGAGGCGTTAATTGGTTATCCCGATACCGGTGTGTTGCACGGCGGGGTGATTACCACCTTGATGGACACCGGCAGCGGTTGTGCCGTGGTATGCGCTATTAAGGAGAAGTTTGGTACGCTCGAGATATCGCCCACGCTCGATTTGCGGGTCGATTACATGAAGCCAGCGCAGCCGCATAAGCCGATATTTGGCATGGCCGAATGTTATCGTTTGTCATCCAGCGTGGCTTTTACCCGCGCCATCGCCTATCAAGATAGCGTGGATGATCCGATTGCTCACGCGGTCGGCTCGTTTATGCGCATTAGCCCGGAGATGATTGGTGACAACTTCCGTAAAGCGTTAATGGGTGAGGAGGCACAGCATGACTGA
- the hinT gene encoding purine nucleoside phosphoramidase, with the protein MAEETLFSKIVRREIPADIVFQDHLVTAFRDIAPQAPTHILIVPNHVIPTINDVKASDEAALGRMFTVAAKLAEEMGIADDGFRLIVNTNEHAGQEVFHVHMHLLGGKPLGPMLSRKKVADEDKS; encoded by the coding sequence ATGGCTGAAGAAACCCTGTTCAGTAAGATTGTCAGACGTGAAATCCCCGCCGATATCGTCTTTCAAGATCACCTCGTGACCGCATTTCGCGATATCGCGCCGCAAGCCCCCACCCATATTCTGATTGTGCCGAACCATGTCATCCCGACCATCAATGATGTGAAGGCCTCAGATGAAGCCGCACTTGGGCGCATGTTCACTGTGGCGGCCAAGCTCGCAGAAGAGATGGGCATTGCTGATGACGGTTTTCGTTTAATCGTCAACACCAACGAACATGCGGGGCAGGAAGTGTTCCACGTGCATATGCACCTGTTGGGCGGCAAACCACTGGGCCCAATGTTGAGTCGAAAAAAAGTCGCAGATGAAGACAAATCCTGA